The Acinetobacter lwoffii genomic sequence TCTAAAATTGGACATACAGGCCTTCAATTAACTGAAAAATATGAGTTAGTCGACCTATCTGGAAAACCATTGGCTGAATACATAGATACTCATCTGTATCTAGTCTCGTCTGAACCTAAGCTGAATAATTATGGTGATTTCGGACCACTCTATCTTTCAAAACTTAAAGGCAAAACATTTCCAAATGGCTCAAAATGCTTAAGAGGATTAAGTTTATCTTCGAGCAAAGACTTCATTATTATGTATCAAAATCCATACGATACTTATGATAGTTTCCAGGACATATTCTCTGAGGGTTATAAAACTATAAACTTAGGTGGATATAACACTTTCATTTCAAATTCAATTTATCCAAATGAATATATCAGTGCCCTTGTGCAAGTCGATAATAAATATCGCTATGGCGAGTATAATAAATCAGGTACCTATTATTCTTTAAGCAAAGAAATTGAAATTGAAACACAAATTTTAAAAGAACTTAAGTCTGATAAATTCACAGATGCAGAGGAAATTTTAGAACAAGAGTTATATATTCAATCTTTACAAAAAGAATGTACTGTTTTTAACTCTACTGCTAGTCAAGAAATTGATAAATATCGTAAATTTAAGTAAATGTATGGCTAGAGATAAGCGTATAAAAGATACGCTTATCTTATCTTGGTTTTTTCAATCACAATTCAATATATTCTATTTCTAATATATAAACAGATAACTCTCTTACCAAAAACCTCACCTCCATGCCCGCAAACTTCATCCCATATACCCGTTCTTCATCTTCCTGATACGCTGGCCTTGGATCTAGAGATAAGACAGCTTCCAGTTCCTGAATAGTCTGCACAGAAATTTTTCCATTTCCTAGTAATTGTTGCTTTTGCTGCTCCGCTTCATCGCTCCAGATGACGGTTTTACGTGGTGGTTCATCCTGTGCATAACCGCTTTGTGCTTCAATGATGGCATCCGAATATTGAATATAAGGTTTGATATCCATAATTGGCGTGCCATCGAGCAAGTCACTCCCTGTCACATACACTCGAACATGTTTGCCCACTTTTCTCACTTCTTTGAGTTTGACCACAGATAAACCAATCGGTGATGGACGATACATGCTGCGCGTAGCAAACACGCCTATTTTCTTGTTACCACCCAAACGCGGCGGACGCACTTGTGGACGAAACTGGCTGTTGTGCTGGTTTTTATTGTCATGAAATTGCCAGACCAGCCACAAATGACTGAATTCTTCAATTCCCTCAAAGGCGAGCAGGTCATTATAGGGCCCGACCATTTCAATATAGCTTTCGACCTGAACCAGATTCGGCTGACGAGGAATACCAAATTTTTCTTTATAGGGAGAACGCATATAACCAATAATCGGCAGCGTCAGTTCAGTCATCATCACTTTTTTTGATAAGCTCAATTAAATATATTCAGTTTATCGAGAATGAATTTAGATTAGAATAGCAAGCTGTTCTAATTTGATAATTTATTGAGACCTTTAATGGCTGCTTTTAACGTCGAAAAGATTACTCACGTCCACCACTGGAATGATACTTTATTCTCTTTTAAAACGACTCGTGACACTGCTTTGCGTTTTAAAAACGGTCAGTTTGTAATGATCGGCCTTGAAGTCAATGGCAAGCCGTTAATGCGCGCATATTCAATTGCAAGCGCCAACTACGAAGAAGAGTTAGAATTTTTCTCAATTAAAGTG encodes the following:
- the tsaA gene encoding tRNA (N6-threonylcarbamoyladenosine(37)-N6)-methyltransferase TrmO → MTELTLPIIGYMRSPYKEKFGIPRQPNLVQVESYIEMVGPYNDLLAFEGIEEFSHLWLVWQFHDNKNQHNSQFRPQVRPPRLGGNKKIGVFATRSMYRPSPIGLSVVKLKEVRKVGKHVRVYVTGSDLLDGTPIMDIKPYIQYSDAIIEAQSGYAQDEPPRKTVIWSDEAEQQKQQLLGNGKISVQTIQELEAVLSLDPRPAYQEDEERVYGMKFAGMEVRFLVRELSVYILEIEYIEL